Proteins encoded by one window of Mercenaria mercenaria strain notata chromosome 4, MADL_Memer_1, whole genome shotgun sequence:
- the LOC123551676 gene encoding major facilitator superfamily domain-containing protein 4A-like produces MGQHVTLRHICQTFMIFMAWVTKGLYLEVSGPAMIDLKLIYNTNYESITRSVAGRGAGGFLGALIGALIVDKFERQLDLCIAIGTTIAGICIALIPHVPTTGHVWMLYFMIGCVSNAVNMGGTRIALEIWKERSSIVLQLLHMGFGVGALTDPLICSPFLAVIENVQKDDMNPNPHYHVIKESRAHLAFLIIGIFTCCVAIPFFLFQLTAKRSTVVKETVPSTSAKAKSFKEIFNPATYANGNFYYGLCALILLFFIFFQCCRWRKTFCNICKNYFRRRFPS; encoded by the exons atggGTCAGCATGTAACACTGAGACACATATGTCAGACATTCATGATATTTATGGCTTGGGTTACAAAG GGGCTTTACCTTGAAGTTTCTGGTCCAGCTATGATAGATCTGAAGCTAATATACAACACCAATTACGAGTCAATTACAAGGTCTGTTGCTGGCCGAGGGGCCGGTGGTTTCCTGGGGGCTCTGATCGGGGCTCTCATTGTGGATAAGTTTGAGAGGCAGTTGGATCTGTGTATTGCTATAGGCACCACCATTGCTGGGATTTGTATAGCCCTGATCCCACATGTACCCACGACAGGTCACGTGTGGATGCTGTATTTCATGATAGGCTGCGTTAGTAATGCTGTAAATATGG GTGGAACACGTATTGCTCTTGAAATATGGAAAGAAAGAAGCTCCATCGTTCTGCAGTTGTTACATATGGGGTTTGGAGTTGGTGCTCTCACGGATCCCCTTATCTGTTCTCCGTTCCTTGCAGTCATTGAAAACGTACAAAAAGATGACATGAACCCGAATCCTCATTATCACGTGATCAAAGAGTCACGTGCTCATTTAGCGTTCCTCATAATAGGGATATTTACGTGTTGTGTTGCAATTCCATTCTTCTTGTTTCAGTTGACAGCTAAAAGGTCTACCGTTGTTAAAGAAACCGTACCATCGACTTCCGCGAAAGCTAAATCATTTAAAGAGATCTTTAATCCAGCTACATATGCTAATGGAAATTTTTATTATGGACTATGCgctctcattttattattttttatattttttcaatgttgtagGTGGCGAAAAACTTTTTGCAACATTTGTAAGAACTATTTCCGTAGACGTTTTCCATCTTGA
- the LOC123551678 gene encoding sodium-dependent glucose transporter 1-like, with product MVSQDINKINRVFMLLLVWGSMGLYLEMPGPTMIDIKIIFKATYEDVSRSVSGRGAGGFCGALVAGFLVDRFSHSLDLLIALAETVAGLAIMTLPYTFTINTLWFHYFTLGVCSGVVGIAGIRSVITLWPEKTAVSLQLLHVGYGIGALMVPLAVNPFLAIVELPKQKDLHKKTEYFRIIKGTHVQYAYVAIGIGTILLSLTFYRFHFQRYFCKGYKRVKTSTEALTRKLTFKEMINPATYANGQFCYGVYTLFMLFMYYFSMVGGLEMFGQFVRSFSVEVFKFTKTEASYLNMTFWLGITIGRLVGSVLSNYIPIKKLFMFQVLMHTFSATMLNVYASISPTLLWYCTAFEGFLISTLNASGIAYGNTLIEISGMCLMIIQFAGSFGDLSFIWVEGKLYDTYGPKSVLYILQLVGIVLLFCALFLRIGERYKRVKEVELLIKT from the exons ATGGTTTCTCAGGATATAAACAAGATAAACAGGGTGTTTATGTTACTGCTTGTCTGGGGTTCGATG ggcCTATATTTAGAAATGCCTGGTCCAACAATGATTGACATCAAAATCATCTTCAAAGCTACCTATGAAGACGTATCTCGTTCTGTAAGTGGGCGTGGTGCTGGTGGATTCTGTGGCGCTCTGGTAGCTGGATTTCTGGTAGACAGATTTAGCCACTCCCTCGACCTGCTTATCGCGCTAGCAGAAACTGTTGCAGGTCTTGCCATAATGACTCTTCCGTACACGTTCACAATCAACACATTATGGTTTCATTACTTCACCCTTGGCGTATGCAGTGGTGTTGTCGGCATTG CTGGTATCCGGTCTGTGATAACGTTATGGCCTGAGAAGACGGCTGTTTCTCTTCAGCTACTTCATGTCGGGTATGGCATCGGTGCATTAATGGTACCACTCGCGGTCAATCCATTCTTGGCTATAGTAGAGTTGCCTAAACAAAAGGACTTGCACAAGAAAACAGAATACTTCAGAATAATAAAGGGAACACATGTTCAGTACGCATACGTTGCTATAGGAATAGGGACCATTCTTCTATCTTTGACATTTTACCGTTTTCATTTTCAACGTTACTTTTGTAAGGGATATAAACGAGTTAAAACTTCGACGGAAGCATTAACAAGAAAATTAACGTTTAAGGAAATGATTAACCCAGCAACCTACGCTAATGGACAATTTTGTTACGGGGTATATACTCTGTTTATGCTATTCATGTATTATTTTTCCATGGTAGGAGGGCTAGAGATGTTTGGGCAGTTTGTTCGATCCTTTTCTGTAGAAgtgtttaaatttacaaaaacggAAGCTTCTTATTTAAATATGACGTTCTGGCTTGGCATAACCATTGGAAGATTGGTCGGCTCAGTGCTTTCCaattatataccaataaaaaaacTATTTATGTTTCAAGTATTAATGCATACATTTTCAGCAACAATGTTAAATGTGTATGCTTCTATAAGCCCAACCTTGTTATGGTACTGCACAGCGTTTGAAGGTTTTCTTATTTCTACGTTGAACGCCAGTGGAATAGCTTACGGGAATACCCTTATAGAAATTAGTGGCATGTGTTTGATGATAATTCAATTTGCTGGAAGCTTTGGGGATTTGAGTTTTATTTGGGTAGAGGGGAAATTGTATGATACATACGGACCTAAATCTGtgctatatattttacaattggTAGGAATTGTTTTGCTATTTTGCGCACTTTTTCTAAGAATTGGTGAGCGTTACAAAAGAGTCAAAGAGGTAGAATTACtgattaaaacataa
- the LOC123553384 gene encoding sodium-dependent glucose transporter 1A-like, with protein MVSESACKVFMLFLVWCSMGLYQEIPGPTMIDIKLIFNATYEEVSRSVSGRGAGGFCGALIGGFLVDRFSHSSDLIIAVSETIAALAIMFVPYSHSANTIWFHYFFTGICGVTINIAGVRSVINLFPEKTAVCLQLLHVGYGAGALLVPVFVNPFLAVVKILKIKSGNHDTESEVIQVVRETHVHSAFVGIGIGTLLLSTVFYRYHCNKCTSKGYKQVVTEDKEIEEVNALPKEEVHKSEKSSYRICILIVIFIYYFIMVGGEEVFGQFVRTFSLEVFNFTKTKASFLNMTFWLGLTIGRLFGSLMANFIHIRRLFLIQVVSHAFSTTLLYLYASRSSAMLWFCTVTEGFLISPLYPGGIAYGNTLIELSGFCLMVIQLAGSLGDLSFIWIAGKMYDTYGPKSLLYGLQVIGIILVICVILFRVMERFKKEKKVDILVKT; from the exons ATGGTGTCTGAGTCAGCGTGTAAAGTGTTCATGTTGTTTCTCGTGTGGTGTTCAATG GGGCTTTACCAAGAAATCCCTGGACCTACCATGATAGATATCAAACTCATCTTCAACGCAACCTATGAAGAGGTGTCTCGTTCTGTAAGTGGGCGTGGGGCTGGTGGATTTTGTGGTGCACTTATTGGTGGATTCCTTGTGGACAGATTCAGCCACTCATCCGACTTGATCATTGCCGTATCAGAGACAATTGCTGCATTGGCAATTATGTTTGTTCCTTACTCACACAGTGCCAATACAATTTGGTTTCATTACTTTTTTACTGGAATATGTGGAGTAACAATTAACATTG ccGGTGTCCGTTCGGTGATTAATTTATTTCCAGAGAAAACTGCAGTGTGTCTTCAGCTGCTACATGTTGGATATGGTGCTGGAGCTCTTTTGGTTCCAGTTTTCGTGAACCCTTTCCTTGCAGTTGTCAAGATACTGAAAATAAAATCCGGGAACCATGACACCGAATCGGAAGTGATTCAAGTTGTTAGGGAAACCCATGTGCATAGTGCATTTGTAGGGATTGGGATAGGAACATTGCTTTTATCTACAGTATTTTATCGTTATCATTGCAATAAGTGTACAAGTAAAGGATACAAGCAAGTTGTAACAGAGGACAAAGAAATAGAAGAAGTTAATGCATTACCTAAAGAAGAAGTTCATAAAAGTGAAAAGTCTAGCTACAGAATATGCAtacttattgttatatttatttattacttcaTTATGGTCGGCGGAGAGGAAGTGTTTGGCCAGTTTGTTCGGACATTTTCTTTAGAagtatttaattttaccaaaacaAAAGCTTCGTTTTTGAACATGACGTTTTGGCTCGGACTGACAATAGGTAGACTATTTGGATCACTTATGGCAAATTTTATACACATTAGAAGATTATTCTTGATTCAGGTAGTTTCTCATGCCTTTTCAACGACATTATTGTATCTGTATGCATCTAGAAGTTCAGCGATGTTATGGTTTTGTACAGTGACAGAAGGATTTCTGATATCTCCTTTGTACCCAGGTGGAATCGCTTATGGAAACACTCTAATAGAACTGAGTGGATTTTGTTTAATGGTTATCCAGTTAGCAGGTAGTTTGGGAGACCTGAGTTTTATATGGATAGCAGGGAAGATGTACGACACGTACGGACCAAAGTCATTACTTTATGGATTACAAGTAATAGGGATAATTTTAGTGATCTGTGTAATTTTGTTTAGAGTAATGGAACGCttcaagaaagaaaagaaagttgACATTCTTGTGAAAACTTGA